The following are encoded together in the Pseudomonas maumuensis genome:
- a CDS encoding MFS transporter: MESNTMSSVTPPSHGRPEHSQQSVSQQWLAILSVAVGAFALVTSEFLPVGVLNDVASDLGISAGQAGLMVTLPGIMAALAAPLLSVGIGALDRRYLLIGLTLIMILANAVVAYASDFSLLLFGRVLLGISIGGFWATAIALSGRLAPKGVGVAQATSIIMVGVTLATVLGVPVGTWLSGLMGWRMTFLATALVGVPVLLAQIFLLPRLTPDKAIRISDLPALFVNPQARVGLIAVLLIGLAHFAAYTYVAPFFKQSAGFDGPTIGSLLLLYGVAGVIGNVFAGFAANRSVRHTLLLVALMIGISTALFPYFATGMTGAAMLIALWGFAFGAFPACASIWMFVVAPKDVERGMPLFVAMFQVIIALGSFFGGRIVDQLGSAVLLSLATALVGCGFVAVLVLGRNVSNRMAAQPC, translated from the coding sequence ATGGAATCCAACACCATGTCCAGCGTCACTCCGCCGTCTCACGGCCGCCCCGAACACAGTCAACAAAGCGTCAGCCAACAGTGGCTGGCGATTCTCTCGGTCGCCGTGGGCGCCTTCGCCCTGGTCACCAGTGAGTTTCTCCCGGTGGGCGTACTCAACGATGTCGCCAGCGACCTGGGCATCAGCGCCGGGCAGGCTGGCCTGATGGTCACCCTGCCCGGCATCATGGCCGCCCTCGCCGCGCCCTTGCTGTCGGTGGGCATCGGCGCCCTGGACCGTCGTTACCTGCTGATCGGCCTGACGCTGATCATGATCCTCGCCAACGCCGTCGTGGCCTACGCCAGCGACTTCAGCCTGCTGCTGTTCGGCCGCGTGCTGCTGGGCATCAGCATCGGCGGTTTCTGGGCGACCGCCATTGCCCTCAGTGGCCGGCTGGCACCCAAGGGCGTGGGCGTGGCCCAGGCCACCTCGATCATCATGGTCGGCGTGACCCTGGCCACCGTGCTGGGGGTGCCGGTCGGCACCTGGCTGAGTGGCCTGATGGGCTGGCGCATGACCTTCCTGGCCACCGCGCTGGTAGGCGTGCCGGTGCTGCTGGCGCAGATCTTCCTGCTGCCGCGGCTCACCCCTGACAAAGCCATTCGCATCAGCGACCTGCCGGCGCTGTTCGTCAATCCGCAAGCGCGGGTCGGGTTGATCGCGGTACTGCTGATCGGCCTGGCGCACTTTGCCGCCTATACCTATGTCGCACCGTTCTTCAAGCAGAGCGCCGGTTTCGATGGGCCGACCATTGGTTCGCTGCTGTTGCTGTATGGCGTGGCCGGGGTGATCGGCAACGTCTTCGCCGGTTTCGCCGCCAACCGCAGCGTGCGCCACACCCTGTTGCTGGTCGCCCTGATGATCGGCATCAGCACCGCCCTGTTCCCCTACTTCGCCACCGGCATGACCGGCGCCGCGATGCTGATCGCGCTGTGGGGCTTCGCCTTCGGCGCATTCCCGGCCTGCGCCAGTATCTGGATGTTCGTGGTGGCGCCCAAGGACGTCGAACGCGGCATGCCGCTGTTCGTCGCCATGTTCCAGGTGATCATCGCCTTGGGCTCGTTCTTCGGCGGGCGCATCGTCGACCAGCTGGGCAGCGCGGTGCTGTTGAGCTTGGCCACGGCCCTGGTGGGCTGCGGTTTTGTCGCGGTACTGGTACTCGGGCGCAACGTCTCCAATCGGATGGCGGCGCAGCCTTGCTGA